One window of the Archaeoglobus sulfaticallidus PM70-1 genome contains the following:
- a CDS encoding DUF2284 domain-containing protein, whose translation MNADELSKIIDEIIEEEKFSIDYSIDEFRFPKPDLRARWKCMFGCEYYGKRKSCPPFVPGIDEAERFLKAYKLGFIIKVPFGQNYMATKIAVQRLLIRLEAKLLNSYPMIFTVFPGGCDLCDSCDPDSTCQARPTLSSLGINISDLGVKIGDKKLVGLILLE comes from the coding sequence ATGAATGCTGACGAGCTTTCAAAGATTATTGATGAAATAATCGAGGAAGAAAAGTTCAGCATAGATTACAGCATAGATGAGTTCAGATTTCCAAAACCAGATCTCAGAGCGAGATGGAAGTGCATGTTTGGATGCGAATACTATGGTAAAAGGAAGTCATGTCCACCATTTGTTCCGGGCATAGATGAGGCAGAGAGATTCCTGAAAGCTTACAAGCTGGGTTTTATCATCAAGGTCCCGTTTGGTCAGAACTATATGGCTACCAAGATTGCAGTGCAGAGGCTCCTGATCAGGCTCGAGGCGAAACTACTCAACAGTTATCCTATGATCTTCACAGTTTTTCCCGGTGGGTGCGATTTGTGCGATAGCTGCGATCCTGATTCTACCTGTCAAGCGAGGCCAACACTCTCATCCTTAGGCATTAACATATCAGATCTGGGTGTTAAAATTGGAGATAAAAAACTAGTTGGCCTGATTCTGCTTGAATAA